A single Actinomadura algeriensis DNA region contains:
- a CDS encoding M16 family metallopeptidase: protein MTLPARAQEPGTTTTIHTDGAGEVRRTVLPGGLRVVTETMPTVRSAAFGIWASVGSRDEVAADAGASHYLEHVLFKGTRRRSALEISAAIDAVGGDLNAFTAKEYTCYYARVLDADLPLAVDVVSDMVAESVNRPEDVEAERGVILEEIHMRDDDPGDLVHDVFADALYGETPLGRPILGTEESINALSRDRIHGYYRDRYVPQNLVVSVAGNIDHDRVVGLVSDAFAGHLTGDAAPSGPRLGGAPAPAAPRTIVLDEDTEQAHIILGCLGVSRTDDRRFALGVLDAALGGGMSSRLFQEIREKRGLAYSVYSYTAHYADSGIFGVYAGCQPSKAEEVLQICRDELARAGDLTAEELERGKGQLRGATVLGLEDTGSRMTRIAKSELVYESLMPVDEVLARVEAVTLDDVRAVVADVLDAPQALAVIGPVPDGFGS, encoded by the coding sequence GTGACGCTGCCGGCCCGGGCGCAGGAGCCCGGAACCACCACCACGATCCACACCGACGGCGCCGGCGAGGTCCGCCGCACCGTCCTGCCCGGCGGGCTGCGCGTCGTCACCGAGACGATGCCGACCGTCCGGTCCGCCGCGTTCGGCATCTGGGCGTCCGTCGGGTCCCGCGACGAGGTCGCCGCCGACGCGGGCGCCTCGCACTACCTCGAGCACGTCCTGTTCAAGGGGACGAGACGGCGGTCCGCGCTGGAGATCTCCGCGGCGATCGACGCGGTCGGCGGCGACCTCAACGCGTTCACCGCCAAGGAGTACACCTGCTACTACGCGCGGGTCCTGGACGCCGACCTGCCGCTCGCCGTCGACGTCGTGTCCGACATGGTCGCCGAATCGGTGAACCGTCCCGAGGACGTCGAGGCCGAACGCGGCGTCATCCTCGAAGAGATCCACATGCGCGACGACGACCCCGGCGACCTCGTCCACGACGTGTTCGCCGACGCGCTGTACGGGGAGACGCCCCTCGGCCGTCCGATCCTCGGCACGGAAGAGTCGATCAACGCGCTGTCGCGGGACCGCATCCACGGCTACTACCGCGACCGTTACGTCCCGCAGAACCTCGTGGTCTCGGTCGCGGGCAACATCGACCACGACCGCGTCGTCGGGCTCGTCTCCGACGCGTTCGCCGGCCACCTCACCGGTGACGCCGCCCCGTCCGGGCCCCGCCTCGGCGGCGCCCCCGCGCCCGCCGCCCCACGCACGATCGTCCTCGACGAGGACACCGAGCAGGCGCACATCATCCTCGGCTGCCTCGGCGTGTCCCGCACCGACGACCGCCGGTTCGCGCTCGGCGTCCTCGACGCGGCGCTCGGCGGCGGCATGTCGTCCCGCCTGTTCCAGGAGATCCGGGAGAAGCGCGGCCTCGCCTACTCGGTCTACAGCTACACCGCCCACTACGCCGACTCCGGCATCTTCGGCGTCTACGCGGGCTGCCAGCCGTCCAAGGCCGAAGAGGTCCTGCAGATCTGCCGGGACGAACTCGCCCGCGCCGGCGACCTCACCGCCGAGGAGCTCGAACGCGGCAAGGGCCAGCTGCGCGGCGCGACGGTGCTCGGGCTGGAGGACACCGGCTCCCGGATGACCCGCATCGCCAAGAGCGAGCTCGTCTACGAGTCGCTGATGCCCGTCGACGAGGTCCTCGCGCGGGTCGAGGCCGTCACCCTGGACGACGTCCGCGCCGTCGTCGCCGACGTTCTCGACGCCCCGCAGGCCCTCGCCGTCATCGGCCCCGTGCCGGACGGCTTCGGCAGTTAA
- a CDS encoding transglutaminase-like domain-containing protein, producing the protein MDFAADPWDYLAASDAIDIEHPLVQAIASELRTGDDIAYAHAAFDHVRDRVSHSMDAGDTRVPWRASDVLDQRVGLCYAKSHAYVALLRAGGVQAGLCYQTVSGVLHGLTAALVDDRWVLLDPRGNNADVDVHFSPSEDRLAYPHLAVHPTVYATPHPTVLRALQTMRTLTPEALPTTL; encoded by the coding sequence ATGGACTTCGCGGCCGACCCCTGGGACTACCTCGCCGCCTCGGACGCGATCGACATCGAGCACCCGCTCGTCCAGGCGATCGCGTCCGAACTGCGCACCGGCGACGACATCGCGTACGCCCACGCCGCGTTCGACCACGTCCGCGACCGGGTGTCGCACTCGATGGACGCCGGCGACACCCGCGTCCCCTGGCGCGCCTCCGACGTCCTCGACCAGCGCGTGGGCCTCTGCTACGCGAAGTCCCACGCGTACGTGGCCCTGCTGCGCGCGGGCGGCGTCCAGGCGGGCCTGTGCTACCAGACCGTCTCCGGCGTCCTGCACGGCCTCACCGCAGCCCTCGTGGACGACCGCTGGGTCCTCCTCGACCCCCGAGGCAACAACGCGGACGTCGACGTGCACTTCTCCCCGTCCGAGGACCGCCTCGCGTACCCGCACCTTGCCGTGCACCCCACGGTCTACGCGACCCCGCATCCGACCGTCCTGCGAGCCCTCCAGACGATGCGGACCCTCACCCCGGAAGCCCTCCCGACGACCCTCTGA
- the dapB gene encoding 4-hydroxy-tetrahydrodipicolinate reductase encodes MINVGVLGAQGRMGSEVCRAVRGAEDMELVAAVDVGDALDPLTAADVVVDFTRPDVVMDNLRWCVEHGLHAVVGTSGFDASRCDTVRSWLTDGSAANVVIAPNFGIGAVLMMHFAQKAAPLFESVEIIETHHPNKVDAPSGTAHRTAELVAAARAEAKVGPSPDATTSALDGSRGADVDGVRVHAVRMSGAIAHQEVVLGGHGELFTIRHDSMNRESFMPGVLLAVRRVPNLDRLTIGIESLLGL; translated from the coding sequence GTGATCAACGTCGGAGTGCTGGGCGCGCAGGGCCGGATGGGCTCGGAGGTGTGCCGCGCCGTGCGGGGCGCCGAAGACATGGAGCTCGTCGCCGCCGTCGACGTGGGCGACGCCCTCGACCCGCTCACGGCCGCCGACGTCGTCGTCGACTTCACCCGCCCCGACGTCGTCATGGACAACCTCCGCTGGTGCGTCGAGCACGGCCTGCACGCCGTCGTCGGCACGTCCGGTTTCGACGCGTCCCGCTGCGACACCGTCCGGTCGTGGCTCACCGACGGCTCCGCCGCGAACGTCGTCATCGCGCCGAACTTCGGCATCGGCGCCGTCCTGATGATGCACTTCGCGCAGAAGGCCGCCCCGCTGTTCGAGTCCGTCGAGATCATCGAGACGCACCACCCGAACAAGGTCGACGCCCCGAGCGGCACCGCGCACCGCACCGCCGAACTCGTCGCCGCCGCGCGCGCCGAGGCGAAGGTCGGCCCGTCCCCGGACGCCACCACGTCCGCGCTCGACGGGTCGCGGGGCGCCGACGTCGACGGCGTCCGCGTGCACGCCGTCCGGATGTCCGGCGCGATCGCGCACCAGGAGGTCGTCCTCGGGGGCCACGGCGAGCTGTTCACCATCCGCCACGACTCCATGAACCGCGAGTCGTTCATGCCCGGCGTCCTGCTCGCCGTCCGGCGCGTCCCGAACCTCGACCGGCTCACGATCGGCATCGAGTCCCTCCTCGGCCTGTGA
- a CDS encoding phage holin family protein, whose translation MKILIRTVIAAVALWVASAVVNGIDLEGGSTGEKALTLLVVAVVFGVINAVLKPIIKVLGCAFYILTLGLIALVVNAALLMLTSWVADEIGVPFHVEWFWPAFWGAIIVGLVSWLLNLFVDDER comes from the coding sequence GTGAAGATCCTCATCAGAACGGTGATCGCCGCGGTGGCGCTGTGGGTGGCGTCCGCGGTGGTGAACGGCATCGACCTCGAGGGCGGAAGCACCGGCGAGAAGGCGCTCACCCTCCTGGTGGTCGCGGTCGTCTTCGGCGTCATCAACGCCGTGCTGAAACCGATCATCAAGGTCCTGGGCTGCGCCTTCTACATCCTCACCCTCGGCCTCATCGCGCTCGTCGTGAACGCCGCGCTGCTGATGCTGACGAGCTGGGTCGCCGACGAGATCGGCGTCCCCTTCCACGTCGAATGGTTCTGGCCCGCGTTCTGGGGCGCCATCATCGTCGGGCTGGTGAGCTGGCTCCTCAACCTGTTCGTCGACGACGAGCGGTAG